A single genomic interval of Selenobaculum gibii harbors:
- a CDS encoding NirD/YgiW/YdeI family stress tolerance protein yields the protein MKKVILSLLVILCMVSTIGIAKSANYVASDVATIKIQQIDDQKVMLEGTIVSYSGDERFVFQDATGEIVMEIDNDEYRNPHDIIGAHIRSYCEVEVKVYGTSVEADRVEIL from the coding sequence GTGAAGAAAGTAATTTTATCTTTATTGGTTATTTTATGTATGGTGAGTACGATTGGGATTGCAAAATCGGCAAACTATGTAGCAAGTGATGTTGCAACGATAAAAATACAGCAAATAGATGATCAAAAAGTAATGTTAGAAGGAACGATAGTAAGTTATTCTGGCGATGAAAGATTTGTTTTTCAAGATGCGACGGGTGAAATTGTAATGGAAATAGATAATGATGAATATCGTAATCCACACGATATCATAGGTGCACATATTCGCTCTTACTGTGAAGTTGAAGTAAAGGTATATGGTACATCTGTAGAAGCGGATCGAGTTGAAATTCTATAA
- a CDS encoding sodium ion-translocating decarboxylase subunit beta has product MYEQFSTLMAELLNQTGLLDLWWGNIVMIIVGGILLYLGIIKKYEPFLLVGIGLACIVANVPGSDLTKPGGLFHYAYQGVELLIIPPLIFLGIGAMTDFGPMIANPSLVILGAAAHLGIFVSLIGAKLLGFSLAEASAIGIIGGADGPMAIYVTMKLAPHLLPQISVAAYSYMALMPLIQPPIMRLLTTKEERNIIMQQPRYVSRLEKIVFPIVIAIIVNLFLPPVAPLITMLMLGNLLRECLCVDRLAETASNTLLNIVTLVLTVAIGSTMDANSFLTWDTLLIIVLGLIAFVFGTASGVIGARIMNKISRGKINPLIGSAGIASVPIAARVSHVVGLQENKYNFLIMHAMGPNLAGVFGTAISGGILLAFLGAK; this is encoded by the coding sequence ATGTATGAGCAGTTCTCAACATTAATGGCAGAATTATTAAATCAAACCGGTTTACTTGATCTATGGTGGGGTAATATCGTAATGATTATCGTGGGCGGAATTCTTCTTTATTTAGGAATCATCAAAAAATACGAGCCATTTTTATTGGTTGGCATTGGGTTAGCATGTATCGTCGCAAATGTTCCTGGTTCAGATTTAACAAAACCCGGAGGATTATTTCATTATGCATATCAAGGCGTAGAATTATTGATTATTCCGCCTCTAATTTTTCTTGGAATTGGGGCAATGACTGATTTTGGCCCGATGATAGCCAATCCTAGTTTAGTCATTCTTGGCGCAGCTGCCCATCTAGGAATCTTCGTTTCTTTAATTGGCGCTAAATTATTAGGATTTTCACTTGCCGAAGCTTCGGCAATCGGTATTATTGGCGGAGCCGATGGGCCAATGGCAATTTACGTTACGATGAAACTCGCCCCGCATTTATTGCCACAAATTTCGGTTGCAGCATATTCTTATATGGCACTTATGCCACTGATTCAGCCGCCAATTATGCGCTTGCTGACTACAAAGGAAGAACGTAACATCATTATGCAACAACCACGTTACGTTTCTCGTTTGGAAAAAATCGTTTTTCCCATCGTTATCGCCATTATCGTAAATTTATTTTTACCGCCTGTTGCACCGCTTATTACAATGCTTATGCTTGGTAATCTACTTAGAGAATGTTTATGCGTGGACCGATTAGCAGAAACAGCATCAAATACACTATTAAATATAGTAACATTAGTTTTAACAGTCGCCATCGGCTCAACAATGGATGCAAATTCCTTCTTAACCTGGGATACGCTTCTCATTATCGTCTTAGGGCTTATCGCCTTCGTCTTCGGTACAGCTTCTGGCGTTATTGGTGCCCGTATTATGAACAAAATCAGTAGAGGCAAGATTAATCCACTCATTGGTTCTGCCGGCATTGCATCGGTACCGATAGCCGCCCGGGTTTCTCACGTCGTTGGACTGCAAGAAAATAAATACAATTTTCTTATCATGCATGCAATGGGGCCAAACCTTGCTGGTGTATTTGGCACAGCAATTTCTGGCGGTATTCTTCTTGCTTTTCTTGGTGCAAAATAA
- a CDS encoding diguanylate cyclase: MEMKKMIEPVFSVLVVDDTLLYRTMAENILTADGYRVYCIESGLGAINLLKTIKPTIILLDIEMKKMDGYETFSVIRNCPETADIPIIFITSKTKPEYELKAFQLGAADYISKPFIPEIMLKRIDRVIQLDLLQKKLEQQVKVKGEQLEKISLQAISTVAATVDAKGRYTRGHSVRVAKIAVRIAEILGWKQEKIIELKHIALLHDIGKIGISDLILNKPTKLTDEEYEIVKNHTAIGCEILKDITVIKNICDGAKWHHEWYDGNGYPDGIAGENIPLTARIIGIADAYDAMASRRSYRSSLPNQFIVSELTKYRGTQFDPDLVDIMLMLIEDGLDVKASEHPVFIAGNLASESQALLYQVYNKSVEENRKALGLDALTQVYNRRFFEFEVNHALGQGYTGIFMMLDIDNYKQVNDTYGHVVGDKLLILLAEVFRNVLSAEDYVGRMGGDEFVIFLNNSFSEDYVDTIVNEISKNFNEEKSEVDYLNICSLSIGIAVAEKSTNKISFANLYRQADIALYSAKQLGKNRHAYYHAILQDIKKITLKNIEQDILSFKKYVFAKEHNQSILTPPERYELAYQIIKRILSKQKNCRVDIIILAISSDSYVDQKNIIKESKQSLKVAIHKSLRASDFDLEFGENQFMVILANASDAVCDRVAARVIKQHRMESDEVVEVLYRKAEIIW; this comes from the coding sequence ATGGAAATGAAAAAGATGATAGAACCTGTTTTTTCAGTATTGGTTGTTGACGATACTTTGTTATATAGAACTATGGCAGAAAATATTTTAACAGCAGATGGTTATCGCGTATATTGTATTGAATCGGGATTAGGCGCGATTAACTTGTTGAAAACAATAAAGCCTACGATTATTTTACTAGATATAGAAATGAAGAAGATGGATGGCTATGAAACGTTTTCTGTAATTCGAAATTGTCCAGAAACAGCGGACATCCCAATTATTTTTATTACATCGAAAACAAAGCCTGAATATGAACTAAAAGCTTTCCAATTGGGAGCCGCTGATTATATTTCAAAACCATTTATTCCTGAAATTATGCTTAAACGTATTGACCGCGTTATACAGCTTGATTTACTGCAAAAAAAATTAGAACAGCAAGTAAAGGTAAAAGGGGAACAATTAGAAAAGATTTCTCTGCAAGCAATTTCTACGGTTGCTGCAACTGTAGATGCAAAAGGGCGTTATACGAGAGGCCATTCTGTCCGCGTAGCTAAAATTGCTGTAAGAATTGCTGAGATATTAGGATGGAAGCAGGAAAAAATAATAGAACTAAAACATATTGCTTTACTCCATGATATAGGAAAGATTGGCATTAGTGATTTAATTTTAAATAAACCAACAAAATTAACAGATGAGGAATATGAAATTGTTAAAAATCATACTGCGATCGGTTGTGAAATATTAAAGGATATTACAGTAATAAAAAATATTTGCGATGGTGCGAAGTGGCATCATGAATGGTATGATGGAAATGGATATCCCGATGGGATTGCGGGAGAAAATATTCCTTTGACGGCCCGAATTATTGGAATCGCAGATGCCTATGATGCGATGGCATCAAGAAGATCTTATCGTAGTAGCCTGCCAAATCAATTTATCGTTTCCGAATTAACAAAGTATCGTGGAACACAGTTTGATCCTGATTTAGTAGATATTATGTTAATGTTGATTGAAGATGGATTGGATGTAAAAGCAAGTGAACATCCGGTTTTTATTGCGGGAAATTTAGCAAGTGAAAGTCAGGCGCTATTATATCAAGTGTATAATAAGTCGGTAGAAGAAAATAGAAAAGCATTGGGGCTCGATGCACTTACGCAAGTGTACAATCGAAGATTTTTTGAATTTGAAGTAAATCATGCACTTGGTCAAGGTTATACAGGTATTTTTATGATGCTTGATATTGATAACTATAAGCAAGTGAATGATACTTATGGTCATGTGGTGGGGGATAAACTCTTAATTTTATTGGCAGAGGTTTTTCGCAATGTATTGAGTGCGGAAGATTATGTTGGAAGGATGGGAGGAGATGAATTCGTTATCTTCCTTAATAATTCTTTTTCAGAAGATTATGTTGATACCATAGTAAATGAAATTTCTAAAAATTTTAATGAAGAAAAATCAGAAGTAGATTATTTGAATATATGCTCATTATCCATTGGCATTGCCGTTGCAGAAAAAAGTACAAATAAAATATCCTTTGCAAACTTGTATCGTCAGGCGGATATTGCTTTATATTCGGCAAAACAACTAGGTAAGAATAGACATGCCTACTATCATGCGATTTTGCAGGATATCAAAAAGATTACGTTAAAAAATATTGAGCAGGATATATTATCATTTAAAAAATATGTATTTGCAAAAGAACATAATCAAAGTATATTAACTCCGCCAGAAAGGTATGAGTTAGCTTATCAAATCATTAAACGAATTTTGTCAAAGCAAAAAAACTGCCGTGTTGATATAATTATTTTAGCGATTTCAAGTGATAGTTATGTCGATCAAAAAAATATTATTAAAGAATCAAAGCAATCATTGAAAGTTGCAATTCATAAATCGTTGCGAGCAAGTGATTTTGATCTAGAGTTTGGTGAAAATCAATTCATGGTAATTCTAGCAAACGCTTCTGATGCAGTTTGTGATCGTGTAGCAGCGCGTGTGATTAAACAACATAGAATGGAAAGTGATGAAGTTGTAGAGGTACTTTATCGCAAAGCAGAAATTATATGGTAA
- a CDS encoding thioesterase family protein yields the protein MLDIRKIFSIGQNSIIRHVVQKSDTAGNYSKELNELLATPACIGMVIKAAVETVDPYLPEGFISIGHSTEFTHTAATSLGMTITVKTSIIELGEHEIVMKIDAWDEQGEVGYGMHRRSVVEQEALLKKARQRTRFLTNQKI from the coding sequence ATGTTAGATATAAGAAAAATTTTCTCAATCGGTCAAAACTCTATTATTCGTCACGTTGTTCAAAAATCAGATACCGCTGGTAACTATTCAAAGGAGCTAAATGAATTGTTAGCGACACCAGCCTGTATCGGTATGGTAATTAAAGCCGCCGTTGAAACCGTAGATCCGTATTTACCGGAAGGATTTATCAGTATCGGTCACTCTACTGAGTTTACCCATACTGCAGCAACAAGTCTTGGAATGACTATTACCGTAAAAACTTCTATTATTGAACTTGGTGAGCATGAAATTGTAATGAAAATTGACGCTTGGGATGAACAGGGTGAAGTTGGTTATGGAATGCATCGGCGCTCCGTTGTAGAGCAAGAAGCTCTACTAAAAAAAGCTCGGCAACGGACCCGTTTTCTAACGAATCAAAAAATTTAG
- the gyrA gene encoding DNA gyrase subunit A, with amino-acid sequence MDFGLGKVLPVRIEDEMRNSYIDYAMSVIVMRALPDVRDGLKPVHRRILYAMHEAGMAPNKPYKKSARIVGEVLGKYHPHGDSSVYEATVRMAQDFSTRYLLVDGHGNFGSIDGDSAAAMRYTEVRMSRVAELMLADLEKETVDFVPNYDESLKEPSVLPSKIPNLLVNGSAGIAVGMATNIPPHNLGEVIDGVLMMIDNSEVTINELMTAIKGPDFPTGGLILGTEGIFSAYNTGRGVVKMRAQARIEIMSNGKPRIVVTEIPYQVNKARLVEKIAELVRDKSIEGITDLRDESDRKGMRIVIELRRDSNPDVILNQLYKHTQMQESFGVIMLALVDGRPRVLNLREVIYYYLEHQKEVITRRTQYELAKAKARAHILEGLRIALDHIDQVIATIRQSQTTDIARNALMESFDLSEKQAQAILDLRLQRLTGLEREKIDEEYKNLLETIAWLESVLADGQKVLNIIKEELTEIKRKFGDGRRTAITIDTSKIDMEDLIAQEDIVITLTHGNYIKRLPVDTYRSQKRGGRGVAGMGTKEEDFVEHLFVTTTHHNIMFFTSRGKVYRLKGYEIPEAGRTAKGTAIINLLPLDADEKITAVIPIRQFSPGKFLFMATKKGIVKKTELMEYDTARKGGLIAISLDEDDELIGVKFTNGEQHLIIGTRDGMAITFAETDVRSMGRTARGVIGIRLNKVDEVVGMDKIKRDAEVLTVTEEGYGKRTSTDEYRAQGRGGKGIINMKVTEKTGRVIGIKVVKPGQELILISTEGIVIRMDVDDISVISRNTQGVTLMKTAENDKVASLAAVEKKSGNE; translated from the coding sequence GTGGATTTTGGTTTAGGTAAAGTTTTACCAGTGCGTATTGAAGACGAAATGCGTAATTCTTATATTGATTATGCAATGAGCGTTATTGTTATGCGTGCTTTACCGGATGTACGTGATGGTTTAAAGCCTGTTCATCGTCGTATTTTGTATGCAATGCATGAAGCAGGAATGGCCCCAAACAAGCCGTATAAAAAATCGGCACGTATTGTTGGGGAAGTATTAGGTAAATATCATCCGCATGGTGACAGCTCGGTTTATGAAGCCACTGTACGGATGGCACAAGATTTTTCTACGCGTTATTTACTTGTAGATGGGCATGGTAACTTTGGTTCGATTGACGGTGACTCTGCGGCGGCAATGCGTTATACAGAAGTACGTATGTCTCGTGTTGCAGAACTGATGTTAGCTGATTTAGAAAAAGAGACAGTTGATTTTGTACCAAACTACGATGAATCTTTAAAAGAGCCTTCGGTATTGCCATCAAAAATTCCTAATTTATTAGTAAATGGTTCTGCTGGTATTGCTGTCGGCATGGCAACGAATATACCTCCGCATAACCTTGGCGAAGTCATTGATGGCGTATTGATGATGATTGATAATTCAGAGGTAACAATTAATGAATTAATGACTGCGATTAAAGGCCCAGATTTTCCAACGGGGGGCTTAATCTTAGGAACAGAAGGAATTTTTTCTGCGTATAATACTGGTCGCGGTGTTGTGAAAATGCGTGCACAGGCACGTATTGAAATAATGTCGAATGGCAAGCCGCGGATTGTTGTAACAGAGATTCCATATCAGGTGAATAAAGCGCGTTTAGTTGAAAAAATTGCAGAATTAGTGCGCGATAAATCTATTGAAGGCATTACGGATTTACGTGATGAAAGTGACCGTAAAGGGATGCGTATCGTAATTGAACTTCGTCGTGATTCTAATCCAGATGTAATTTTGAATCAATTATATAAACATACGCAAATGCAGGAAAGCTTTGGGGTTATTATGCTGGCGCTTGTAGATGGCAGACCGCGTGTTTTGAATTTGCGTGAAGTTATTTACTATTATTTAGAGCATCAAAAAGAAGTAATTACAAGAAGAACTCAATATGAACTTGCAAAAGCAAAAGCAAGGGCTCATATTTTAGAAGGTTTACGCATTGCACTCGATCATATTGATCAAGTAATTGCGACAATCCGTCAATCTCAAACGACAGATATTGCGCGTAATGCGTTAATGGAAAGTTTTGATTTATCGGAAAAGCAAGCACAAGCAATTCTAGATTTACGGTTACAACGTTTAACTGGACTTGAACGTGAAAAAATTGATGAAGAATATAAAAACTTACTTGAAACAATTGCTTGGTTAGAATCCGTTCTCGCAGATGGACAAAAAGTATTGAATATTATCAAAGAAGAACTGACTGAAATTAAACGTAAATTTGGTGATGGGCGTCGTACTGCAATTACCATTGATACATCAAAGATTGACATGGAAGATTTGATTGCACAAGAAGATATCGTTATTACGCTTACACATGGCAATTATATTAAGCGTTTACCAGTCGATACATATCGTAGTCAAAAACGTGGTGGTCGTGGTGTTGCCGGCATGGGAACGAAAGAAGAAGATTTTGTAGAGCATCTGTTTGTTACAACAACGCATCATAATATTATGTTCTTTACTTCCCGCGGAAAAGTATATCGCTTAAAAGGCTATGAAATTCCGGAAGCCGGACGCACGGCGAAGGGTACGGCAATTATTAATTTATTGCCGTTAGATGCGGATGAAAAGATTACTGCTGTAATTCCAATTAGACAATTCTCACCTGGTAAATTCTTGTTTATGGCAACGAAAAAGGGAATTGTTAAGAAAACGGAATTAATGGAATACGATACAGCTCGTAAAGGTGGATTAATCGCAATTTCACTTGATGAAGATGATGAATTAATCGGTGTAAAATTCACCAATGGCGAACAGCACTTAATTATCGGCACGCGAGATGGCATGGCAATTACATTCGCTGAAACAGATGTAAGATCTATGGGAAGGACAGCTCGTGGTGTGATTGGAATCCGCTTAAATAAAGTCGATGAAGTCGTTGGCATGGATAAAATTAAGCGTGATGCTGAAGTCTTAACTGTAACGGAAGAAGGTTATGGTAAGCGGACATCTACGGATGAGTATCGTGCACAAGGGCGCGGTGGTAAAGGTATTATCAACATGAAGGTTACAGAAAAAACTGGACGGGTTATTGGAATCAAAGTTGTAAAGCCAGGACAAGAATTGATTCTAATTTCTACAGAAGGCATTGTTATCCGTATGGATGTGGATGATATCTCTGTAATTAGTCGTAATACACAAGGGGTTACATTGATGAAAACTGCTGAAAATGATAAAGTTGCATCGCTTGCGGCAGTAGAAAAAAAATCAGGAAATGAATAA